In the Bacillus sp. HSf4 genome, TCGTCGATGATAATTTTGCCACGATTAAATCGGCGATCAAGGAAGGGCGGAACATCTATGAAAATATTAGAAAGTTCATCAGATATCTTTTAGCATCCAATGTAGGCGAGATTCTTGTCATGCTGTTTGCGATGCTGCTAGCCCTCCCTTTGCCGCTCGTGCCGATTCAAATTCTTTGGGTCAACCTTGTGACAGACGGGCTCCCGGCCATGGCACTCGGAATGGATCAGCCTGAGGGCGATGTCATGAAGAGAAAACCGCGCAATCCGAAAGAGGGCGTGTTTGCGAGGGGACTTGGCTGGAAAGTGGTCTCGCGCGGGTTTTTAATCGGCGCTGCTACGCTCGGGGCCTTTATGTTCATTTACCACCGAAATCCTGAAGAGCTTGCATATGCCCAGACCGTCGCCTTTGCGACATTGGTGCTGGCCCAGCTGATTCATGTGTTTGACTGCCGCAGCGAACGTTCTATTTTTGACCGCAATCCGTTTGAGAACCTTTACTTGCTCGGGGCCGTCTTGTCTTCGATTTTGCTGATGCTGGTTGTCATTTATTATCCGCCGCTGCAGCCGATCTTCCATACCGTCCCGATTTTAATGGTAGACTGGCTCTTGATTATCGGCATGTCGGCCATCCCAACTTTTTTGCTAGCCGGGTCACTTTTGACAAGAAAAAAATAGGCTTGTATGATATAATCTTAAAGGTAATAGAGGTTTCTATTGCCTTTTTACTTATACAGAATTGGGTGTGTTTTATGATACGGAGTATGACCGGTTTCGGCAGCGCGAGCAAAACGAAGGATGGGCTGACAGCAGCTGTTGAGCTGAAATCTGTCAACTATCGGTTTAAAGAAGTGAACGCCCGCATGCCAAGGCCTTTGCTCTATTTAGAAGACAAAATAAAGCAAACGATTTTTAAGCATATACAAAGAGGAAGACTGGAGCTGTTCGTTTCGGTTGATGGCGAGGCTCTGGTCAGCCGGAAAATCCAGGTTGACTGGCCGCTGCTTGAAGAGTATCTCAAAGCCGCAGGCGAGATGAAAGACCGCTGTCAGCTTTCGGGAGATGTCACGGTTCATGACGCCTTTCAGTTTGAACATGTCGTTCAGGTTGAGGAGGAGCCTGTCCGCAACGAGCAGCTTGAAGGTGTTCTTCTCGAAGCGGTTGAGGAAGCCATCCTTGAACTGTGCAGCATGCGCGAAGCAGAAGGGCTGAGGCTTAAGGAAGACTGCCTTCTGCAAATCGAAAGGCTTGAGAAGCTGACAGACGATGTCGCAAAGCTTGCTCCCCGCGTCGTTGACCACTATAGGGAGCGCCTTGAGGCAAGGCTTGAAGAATGGTCGGCGGACCGCCTCGACGAAAGCCGGCTCTTGACCGAAGTCGCTTTGTTTGCTGACCGCTCCGATATCACGGAGGAAGTGACAAGGCTGAAAAGCCATTTCCGCCAGTTCCGCGATATTTGCGATTCAGGCGGGCCGGCGGGGAGAAAGCTTGATTTTCTCGTGCAGGAGCTCAACCGGGAAGCGAATACGATCGGCTCAAAGGCAAATGATCATAAGATCACAAAACATGTAGTCGAAATGAAAAGCTCTATTGAAAAAATAAAAGAACAAGTGCAAAATATAGAATAGCGATTGTGCGTATTGTTTAGGGATGTTCTCTCCAGGTTAAACTAGAGACGTCCAATACAGGGGGAACGTAGAAGATGACGATTAAACTGATTAATATCGGCTTTGGAAATATCATATCCGCGAATCGGCTCATCTCGATTGTGAGTCCGGAGTCCGCGCCTATCAAACGGATGATCCAGGATGCGAGAGACCGCGGTATGCTTATAGATGCTACATACGGAAGAAGAACGCGAGCGGTTGTCATTATGGACAGTGACCATATCATCTTATCTGCCGTCCAGCCTGAGACAGTAGCACAAAGGCTTTCCGCTAAAGAAGAAATCATCGATGAAGGGCAGGGATAATTGGCCTTATGAAAGAAAGAGGATTATTAATCGTTCTCTCCGGCCCTTCCGGCGTCGGTAAAGGAACGGTCAGGCAGGCGCTGTTTGCTCAGGAGGACACAAAGTTTGAATATTCGATTTCGGTAACGACGAGGCAGCCGCGACAAGGTGAGAGAGACGGCGTCGATTACTTTTTCAAAACGCGTGAACAATTTGAAGAAATGATTGAAAACGACAAGCTGCTCGAATGGGCCGAGTATGTCGGCAACTATTACGGGACACCCGTCGATTACGTGGAGAAGACCCTTGAAGAAGGAAAGGATGTTTTCCTTGAAATTGAGGTGCAGGGGGCGCTCCAAGTCAGAAAGGCGTTTCCCGAAGGCCTGTTTATCTTTTTGGCGCCGCCGAGCCTTGCCGAGCTGAAAAACCGGATTACAACAAGAGGGACTGAATCTGAAACCCTGATTGAAAACCGGATGAAAGCGGCGAAGGAAGAAATCGAACTGATGGACGCCTATGACTATGTTGTCGAAAATGACAGTATTGAGCTTGCCTGCGAAAGAATCAAAGCAATCGTTCTCGCCGAGCATTTGCGGCGTGACCGCGTTGCCCCAAGATATAAGAAAATGCTGGAGGTTGAATAACTTATGCTAGATCCGTCAATTGACTCTTTAATGAATAAACTCGATTCAAAATACACGCTTGTGACTGTGTCGGCAAGACGCGCCCGTGAAATGCAGATCAACAAAGACGCACAGATCGAAAACCCGAAGTCGCATAAATATGTCGGCAAAGCGCTGGAGGAAATCGATGCCGGCCTTTTGACATTTGAAAAGGAAAATCGCTAATAGCCTTAAAAATAGCAACCTATCCATTAGGTTGTTATTTTTTTCAGGGAACCATCCAACAGAACATAAGGGGGAGAAAACGATGCTGAAAGATCGCAACATTCTGCTGTGTGTAAGCGGAGGAATTGCGGTGTACAAAGCAGCCGCACTGACGAGCAAGCTTGTACAGGCAGGGGCCAATGTCAAAGTCATCATGACAAAATCCGCCTGCGAATTTGTCTCACCGCTCACTTTCCAGGCGCTTTCGCGTCACCACGTTTATACCGATACATTTGAAGAGCCGAATCCGCGCGTGATCGCCCACATCGACGCTGCGGATTGGGCTGATCTTGTGATTGTTGCACCTGCAACAGCCAACATTATCGGAAAACTCGCCTCAGGGCTGGCCGACGACATGCTGACGACGACGCTTTTGGCGACGACGGCGCCGGTGTGGATCGCTCCGGCCATGAATGTCCACATGTATGACCACCCGGCCGTCAAACGGAATATCGATGTTCTCTACAAGGACGGCTACCGGTTTATTGAGCCGAGCGAAGGCTATCTTGCCTGCGGGTATGTCGGTAAAGGCCGGCTTGAGGAACCGGAACGGATCGTCCAATTGGCAGAAGAGCATTTCACAGGTGGAAAGACCGGTCTATTAGCGGGAAAACACGTTGTGGTCACAGCGGGCCCGACAAGGGAAAAAGTCGACCCCGTCCGCTTTTTCTCAAACCGTTCGACAGGGAAAATGGGCTATGCCTTTAGTGAGGAAGCGGCAAAGCTGGGAGCGCGTGTGACGCTGATCAGCGGCCCCACGTCGCTTGATGAACCGCCGGGGGTTGACGTCGTTCGCGTCCAATCTGCCGAAGAGATGTATCAAGCGGTTCTGTCTGTATTCGATGAGAGCGACATCGTCATTAAAACCGCAGCTGTCGCCGATTATCGGCCGAAGCATATTCATGACCAAAAAATGAAGAAAAAAGACGGCAGCCTGGTGATTGAGCTTGAACGGACAAAAGATATTTTAAAAGAGCTGGGCCAGAGGAAAACAAAGCAAATCCTGATCGGTTTTGCAGCGGAAACCGAAAGTATTGAAGAATACGCCCGAAAAAAGCTGGACTCTAAAAACGCCGACATGATTGTCGCCAACAATGTCACCGCTGAAGGCGCCGGTTTTGGAACGGAGACCAACATTGTCACGGTTTATCATAAAGACGGGAAAAAGACAGCACACCCTCTGATGACAAAGCGGGAGGTTGCCGCTCAAGTCTTAAAGGAAGCCGCCCTGCTTTTTGATCGGAGCGGGACCTCTTCATGAACTTTGCAGAAGTGATCGTCGATGTCACCACGAAAAATATCGACAGACCGTTTGACTACCGCATCCCGGAAAAATGGAAAGGGATGATTCAAAAAGGGATGCGGGTGATCGTTCCCTTTGGCGCCCGCAAAATACAAGGGTTTGTTATCGGTGTGAAGGACACATCAGAACTCGCCGTGCGCGCGGTCAAGGAGATCGAGGAAATCCTTGACCTGACGCCTGTTTTAACCGAAGAGCTGCTCGATTTGTCCGACTGGCTGACAGAAAAAACGCTTTCTTATAAAATTACGGCTTTGCAGGCGATGCTGCCGGCTGCGATGAAAGCGAAGTACGGCAAAGAAATCAACGTGATCAGAGAAGAGCGGCTTCCAGATAGGCTGAAACGATTGTTTTCCGAAAAGATGTCACTCTCCTATTCAGATATAGAAGACCACGGGATATTGAAGCTCATCCAGCGCCAGGTTCAAGAAGGAAACCTTGAAGTGGCCTACAAGGTCAAGCAGAAAACAAACAAAAAGACGCAGAGAATGATCGCGCCCCTCTGTTCGAGGACGAAATTGAATGAGGCGCTGGACGAGCTTTCTGCCCAGGCTGTCAAACAAACAGCAATTCTTCAGTTTTTCATTGCATCCGATGAGGGGCTCTCGGTGCCGGCAAAGGATCTTCTCGAAAAGACCGGCGGGTCCTCCGCATCCTTAAAAGCGCTGATTCAAAAAGGCCTGCTGAAGGAGAGCGAGCAGGAGGTTTACAGAGACCCTTATCAGGACAGAATGTTCAAAAAAACCGAGCCGCTTGCTTTGACTGAAGAACAGGCCCGAGCATTTGAAGCGGTGGCAGAAGCGATTGAAGAAAAGCGGCATGACGTATTCCTTCTTCACGGCGTCACCGGCAGCGGTAAAACAGAAATTTATTTGCAATCGATTGAAAAGGTGCTGAAAGCCGGCAAGGAAGCGATCGTCCTCGTTCCGGAAATCTCGCTCACACCGCAAATGGTCAACCGTTTCAAAGGCCGTTTCGGCTCACAGGTTGCCGTCTTGCACAGCGGGCTTTCAACAGGAGAAAAATATGATGAATGGCGGAAAATCCACCGCAAAGAAGTCCGGCTTGTCGTGGGGGCGCGCTCCGCGATTTTCGCCCCGTTTGAAAATCTCGGTATGATCATTATTGATGAAGAGCATGAAACATCTTACAAACAGGAGGAAATGCCGAGATACCACGCGAAAGAAGCGGCGATTAAACGGGCCGAATACCATCGGTGTCCGGTCGTCCTCGGCAGCGCGACTCCGACGCTTGAATCGTTTGCCCGCGCAAAAAAAGGCGTCTACAAGCTGCTTACCCTCAAGCACCGTGTCAACCATCAGGTTATGCCTGACGTTTCCCTCGTCGATATGAGGGAAGAACTGAGAAACGGAAACCGTTCGATGTTTTCCAGAGATTTAATGGCAGCTCTTGAAGAGACGCTTGAAAAAGGCGAGCAGGCCGTCCTGTTTTTAAATAAAAGGGGCTATTCCTCGTTTGTGATGTGCAGGGACTGCGGATATGTCATCCAATGTCCGCACTGCGAAATTTCCCTCACATACCATAGATTCGGCCAGCGCCTCAAATGCCACTATTGCGGCTATGAAACCGGGATGCCGTCAAGCTGTCCCGAATGCGGAAGCGAACATATCCGCTATTTTGGAACAGGAACACAGCGGGTCGAAGAGGAGTTGGCGAAAATTTTGCCTGCTGCCAGAGTCATCCGCATGGACGTGGATACAACTTCAAGAAAAGGAGCCCATGAAAAACTGCTCACATCCTTTGGGAGAGGGGAAGCCGATATCCTGCTCGGCACGCAGATGATCGCCAAAGGGCTCGATTTTGAAAACGTCACACTTGTCGGGGTGCTGAGCGCCGATACGATGCTTCACATCCCCGATTTCAGAGCAGCGGAAAAAACGTTTCAGCTGATGACGCAGGTCAGCGGAAGAGCCGGACGTCACGAAAAGCCGGGCAGGGTCATCATTCAAACTTATACCCCGTCCCACTACAGCATTGAGCTCACGAAAACGCATGACTATGAAACATTTTTCCGGCAGGAAATGCTTCACAGAAGAGAGCAGGCATACCCGCCGTATTATTATTTGGCGCTCGTCACCGTCTCACACGAAGAGGTGACAAAAGCGGCCATCGTCACGGAAAAAATCGCCGGCTTTTTAAAAGCGAACATTTCCGGCGACGCTAAAATTCTCGGGCCGGTCGCATCGCCGATTGCCAGGATCAAAGATAGATATCGCTATCAATGCGTGATAAAATACAAACAGGAAAAAATGCTTACATCTTTACTCAAAAAAGTGATGGATCATTATAAGCGGGATATTGAACAAAAACAATTGTCGATTTCGGTAGATATGAATCCTTATATGATGATGTAAGACATAGCAGATGGAGGGCTTATCGTTGGCAGTAAAACCGATCGTAACGTACCCGGCAGAAGTGCTTGAAACCCCTGCCGAGCCCGTTGCGGCTTTTGATAAATCATTAAAAAAACTACTTGATAACATGTATGACACGATGCTCGA is a window encoding:
- a CDS encoding YicC/YloC family endoribonuclease — its product is MIRSMTGFGSASKTKDGLTAAVELKSVNYRFKEVNARMPRPLLYLEDKIKQTIFKHIQRGRLELFVSVDGEALVSRKIQVDWPLLEEYLKAAGEMKDRCQLSGDVTVHDAFQFEHVVQVEEEPVRNEQLEGVLLEAVEEAILELCSMREAEGLRLKEDCLLQIERLEKLTDDVAKLAPRVVDHYRERLEARLEEWSADRLDESRLLTEVALFADRSDITEEVTRLKSHFRQFRDICDSGGPAGRKLDFLVQELNREANTIGSKANDHKITKHVVEMKSSIEKIKEQVQNIE
- the coaBC gene encoding bifunctional phosphopantothenoylcysteine decarboxylase/phosphopantothenate--cysteine ligase CoaBC, which translates into the protein MLKDRNILLCVSGGIAVYKAAALTSKLVQAGANVKVIMTKSACEFVSPLTFQALSRHHVYTDTFEEPNPRVIAHIDAADWADLVIVAPATANIIGKLASGLADDMLTTTLLATTAPVWIAPAMNVHMYDHPAVKRNIDVLYKDGYRFIEPSEGYLACGYVGKGRLEEPERIVQLAEEHFTGGKTGLLAGKHVVVTAGPTREKVDPVRFFSNRSTGKMGYAFSEEAAKLGARVTLISGPTSLDEPPGVDVVRVQSAEEMYQAVLSVFDESDIVIKTAAVADYRPKHIHDQKMKKKDGSLVIELERTKDILKELGQRKTKQILIGFAAETESIEEYARKKLDSKNADMIVANNVTAEGAGFGTETNIVTVYHKDGKKTAHPLMTKREVAAQVLKEAALLFDRSGTSS
- the remA gene encoding extracellular matrix/biofilm regulator RemA; translation: MTIKLINIGFGNIISANRLISIVSPESAPIKRMIQDARDRGMLIDATYGRRTRAVVIMDSDHIILSAVQPETVAQRLSAKEEIIDEGQG
- the priA gene encoding primosomal protein N', translating into MNFAEVIVDVTTKNIDRPFDYRIPEKWKGMIQKGMRVIVPFGARKIQGFVIGVKDTSELAVRAVKEIEEILDLTPVLTEELLDLSDWLTEKTLSYKITALQAMLPAAMKAKYGKEINVIREERLPDRLKRLFSEKMSLSYSDIEDHGILKLIQRQVQEGNLEVAYKVKQKTNKKTQRMIAPLCSRTKLNEALDELSAQAVKQTAILQFFIASDEGLSVPAKDLLEKTGGSSASLKALIQKGLLKESEQEVYRDPYQDRMFKKTEPLALTEEQARAFEAVAEAIEEKRHDVFLLHGVTGSGKTEIYLQSIEKVLKAGKEAIVLVPEISLTPQMVNRFKGRFGSQVAVLHSGLSTGEKYDEWRKIHRKEVRLVVGARSAIFAPFENLGMIIIDEEHETSYKQEEMPRYHAKEAAIKRAEYHRCPVVLGSATPTLESFARAKKGVYKLLTLKHRVNHQVMPDVSLVDMREELRNGNRSMFSRDLMAALEETLEKGEQAVLFLNKRGYSSFVMCRDCGYVIQCPHCEISLTYHRFGQRLKCHYCGYETGMPSSCPECGSEHIRYFGTGTQRVEEELAKILPAARVIRMDVDTTSRKGAHEKLLTSFGRGEADILLGTQMIAKGLDFENVTLVGVLSADTMLHIPDFRAAEKTFQLMTQVSGRAGRHEKPGRVIIQTYTPSHYSIELTKTHDYETFFRQEMLHRREQAYPPYYYLALVTVSHEEVTKAAIVTEKIAGFLKANISGDAKILGPVASPIARIKDRYRYQCVIKYKQEKMLTSLLKKVMDHYKRDIEQKQLSISVDMNPYMMM
- the gmk gene encoding guanylate kinase codes for the protein MKERGLLIVLSGPSGVGKGTVRQALFAQEDTKFEYSISVTTRQPRQGERDGVDYFFKTREQFEEMIENDKLLEWAEYVGNYYGTPVDYVEKTLEEGKDVFLEIEVQGALQVRKAFPEGLFIFLAPPSLAELKNRITTRGTESETLIENRMKAAKEEIELMDAYDYVVENDSIELACERIKAIVLAEHLRRDRVAPRYKKMLEVE
- the rpoZ gene encoding DNA-directed RNA polymerase subunit omega; amino-acid sequence: MLDPSIDSLMNKLDSKYTLVTVSARRAREMQINKDAQIENPKSHKYVGKALEEIDAGLLTFEKENR